From Vigna radiata var. radiata cultivar VC1973A unplaced genomic scaffold, Vradiata_ver6 scaffold_83, whole genome shotgun sequence:
GATATTCTTGTCCAATCTCTTAGCATTAAACTCGCTCAGCTTTATGTAAGTCtcataaaattgtattttctgTAGAATCCAGGGCACTTAAGTTCATTTTGTAGAAGCTCAGTATGTGATCAAGTTAGACACCTTTATTATAAGATTAGATCAAACGGGCCACTTGCTTATACTAGTATTTCGACATCAACAACTAATTCAATCCATCAGGTTGGTTTTCTCTTCTGTCTTCTGGGTGGGGATTTGCATCTTGCCATTCAAGGACCTGTGAAATCATTTGATGAATGACAAACACTATGCCCTTCCTGTGGGGCTTCCTCCCAAATCCTTGGTACCAACTCCAACATTCTTTCCTGCACAGGAAACTATGTCTATATGACTGACTATCCATATCATCAAATGACCTGATCATGTTATGGCTTTGAATGAGAGGATGCTTATCCTCTAAGTTGAACTTAATGCTTAGATCTATATATGTTTTCAACATACTAAGATTTGTTTCTATGGTGTCTTGCAGCTCTTGAATGGCGCTCAGAACAAGGTTCCTGCTTATTTGGGTGGTGTTTCTGTCTGTGTTTGTTTTATGGTTGCAGTGGTGTCTCTGGGATTATCCCTCTTGATTGTTCCTCGGCAAGTGATGCCATGGACTGGATTGCTTTTGATGTATGAGTGGACGTACACAATTTTCTTTATACTATTTGGAGGTTATCTCCGTTTGATTTATCAGTGGGGAAAAATGGTGGGATCACGAGTAGCATCCTCCTTGTCAGATCATGATTCTGAAAAGCGTATGTTCTTCAACAGTGAAGCATCTTTTTGTGGTTCTGTTTCTCATTTAATTCTGATACTGAGATACTTTTTTCtgctataatatttttatgaaccTATATGCTCTCTTTATTACAGGTCATCAGCGACAGGTGTCATCTTGTGACGTTGATACATGGTACTATGGTTTAGGGATGGCTTTGTTAGCCATTGCAGCTCCATCATTGCCTTGTCTTTTCGGAATAACTGCCTTGTTTGCAAGGTAACTTGTTTTCCAAAACACTTCTAAaacgtttttttctttttcctaaaacTCAGCTGTCACAGTGGCATGTCTTTGTTATTATTGACTCTTGTCCATTTTGAActgaagagaaaatgagaaaattttgaattttttgtttcaaaaagtAAACTTTTCTCTTCAATCAGGCAAAAGGGAAACACCTtgttaacttattttatatcccttcatttttctttcatcccCGAGACCATAAAATAGCTCCCAATTTGCTGTGTCTGCCTCTTCTTTCTCCCTGTCATTCTCTAATTCTTGTTAGAATCTTGTTTTGATCTTTTTCTTTGCATAATCACACATTACATTGGTAGCACCATCGTGGAAAATCAACGAAACATTCTAAAGTGTCTTCTCTATTTGAAGTGGATGTAGAATTAAAAGACCAGAagtattatgaaatattttcttgaatttacgttttacatatttattttcaacAGGTTAGGTTTGATGGTTGTTGGTGGCATAGTTTTGGCTTCTTTCATGACATATGCTTCTGAACATCTTGCTATCCAATCATTTCTTAAAGGCTTTGATGAACGTGACATTGCTCGAAACAGCAACTCCTGTTTCCCATGTTGACTGTGACAGTAGGAAGTGGTGATTGATGTAAACTGTGGTCGATAGTCTATTCCCTTTTTCAGATTACATATGTAACCttgtttttgtgaaaaatgtATGTAGGGAATTTTTGTCTATCTTCTAGCATTGTAATTGTATTTTGTCGAGGTTttgttgtaatattattgttatttttgagaTGATGACCTTGTTCTATTGAAATCACACGTAATAGAATCTCAGCACACTTTTACGCGGTTAAATTTCATTTACCGAAACTTATTCATTGAGTTAACGTGGGTGTAATctctaacaaataattatatactaaTATATTTGTAGGGTACAATGTGCCTGTTAAACAAGGTTTTACCAGTGACTTTTGTCTCAAAATGTgcatgtttttaattataatttatctctactttaaagttatttttcacTGAATATATGAAACTGATTTTTTCTCTGCAACATATATAGTAATTAAAACTATGAGGACACGTAATTAACACCAAATAACCAAGCTCTCTCACCCACAAGTCTATATCATGAATCCAACATAGTTTTGCTAACTCATACTTAAACTTTTAACAACAAATCATGTTCCTTGTTTTATTTCTAatcaaacaagagaaaaaaagaagttcatacaagttaaaataaatgtaagaagagaagaaaacatcATAGCACGAGTATATGAATTACATATACATGTTGGATTATGGTGGATTCGaaagatataataaaacaaaaagttcATGGATCCTTATtttacaacatatatatatatataaaagtttcaGCCTATAGAGTGCAGTTAGTAATCATAGATGTGCAGGAAGCAAAAGCCTTTAATATCGAGAATTGGGTCCATTCTATTGTGTTGTGGAGGCAGATCCACAATTTAATCCAATCCATTAAGAGTGAAAGCCCAACCAATAGAAGCGTTTCTTGTGTGAAAAATTGTTCTTCGTTTGTTTTAGCTTCATCGATCAAAACAATCGACAAGGGCAAGCATGCACCGCAATCACTCTGCTCTGAAACCCCAATTTTCATGAGTGAGTGAATCCATTTCCGTTTCTTGTAAATTTCGGACAATCTTTTCATGCAATTATCCTGCTATTCAGTTTctgttttagattttatttattcacaGAAGggataattttgttcaattttttgaCCAAATGCATGTGGGATTCATTAGTTCTTGTTGATTAGGAAATGGCCTCCTGCAAGTCGTGTTTGTAACTTCTTATCATCCTCAGGAAAGTAGAAGAACGAGTTGAATATCATAAATATCTTTCACTTTTAACTGAGAAAGTCACATTCAGGAAACAAAAACGATgtcaattcatataaaaatgACCTCAGGGTTTTCCTCTGATTTCTTGAGCCCTGAATGAAATGGGTTTAAATTTGACATCTGTGGCAAAATCTAGACCAGCGATGAACACggtgttattttatttgatttgtttatcattatattatCAAGGGATGAACTAATGTATACCATTTTCTGTTAAGTATTACTCTTTGGCTGTTCTGAAAATGCTGTTAGTTTGTGCTTTTAGCAGGATATAGCTTGTTTGAGAAGAATGGAGaggataaaaagaattaatgtcAATGGCTCTGCACTTAACTGTGATGACATACTGCATGAGATCCTACTTCGAATACCGCCATCAACCATCACCAAATTAATTGTTGTATCAAAAATATGGCTGCGAGTAATATGCAGTTCTTCTTTTCGTCAAGGGTACACAAGACGATGGGGGCAAAGTTTCAGACTTGTGGGGTTTTTCGTAtgcaattttttatatcttggAAGACCTCGGGATGGGTACCGTCGCCCTCGTTGGGAGCCTGCCCTTCCGTTCTTGTCCACTTGTAGAGAGGGTGATGATTTGAAACATTCTGGAATCCTCAAAAGTCGTGGGTATTTCATTGATAGTTCAAAAGGCATAATTCTTTCTGGTTTCCATCCAAAGACATATTATGTGTACAACGCAGTCTCCAAGCAAAAGTATCAACTCCCAGAACCTCAGCAGTTCTATAAAGTTCTGTGCATGGCATTGATTGTGGAGGAATGCCTTGATGGTGACACATGCTACAAGGTGATCCGAGCAAGATGTGAGTGCAAGCTTAAGGAACGCAACACTGTCTCAATAGAGACTTACTCATCAAACACTGGAAAATGGAAGCAATCCACTCTGATGTGCTCAACATCTTTTGCATTGCGCCCGAGAACAGCAGCTATGGTGGTTGGAGGGGTTGTACACTGGTTTGCAATATGGGGAAAACTTGCCATTTATGATCCTCGTCTTGGAGACAGGTATATAGCATTGATTAGACTACCAACAGGTGTGTTAACACGTGAGCATGAGGAATCTGTTCTTGGGGAGTCATCGGATGGGGTTTTGCTGTATGGTCAGAGCAATAACATTGGTGTGGAGATATGGATGCTTGTGAAGGAACCAGAAGATAACAACTCATCCATTTACTGCAACTGTACTAGGGTGAAGTACAAGTGGGTCCTGAGGTGGAGATTAAATTTTAAGGTATTATGGAAGCAGATGCCATCTTTAAGCACACATTCTAAAGAAACCCAGCTACTGTCATTCCTTCCACATAATTCTACTTCTGTCTTCATAAGATCAGGGTGGAACATTTTGCTGTGTGATTTACAGACCAAAACGGTGGAAATTGTTAACTATCAGGGTCGAGGAGGTTCCATTTCTTGGGAATCTAGCAAAATAGTTCCTTACTTTCTACCATCTTGGCCACACGCACCCTGTGCCTCGTGACGACATGAAACAAGGGAACTTTAGGGGGCTTATTTacttctattttcattttatgttctTACTTTAAGTTTACAAAACTGTCGGcataatttcaatttgtttcCTGTTATGAAAGCTTTCTGCAGAAACTGTGAAAACAACGACAGTTTTGTAAATTAAACATGGAACAGAGAATGAAAAGAAGTAAACGGGTCTTAAGCTTTTAACATCTTTGATCGTTTTGAAGTGTAGCCATAGTAGGACCTTAACTTCTGTTATAGATTTGGTGGTGTACATGCCGTTAGGTTGGTGTTTTGtcaaacaatgaaaaatattaccTTTTTGATCATTTTCTCTAGTCCTTCCCTGgaagaaatgaatataaatttgtagGAATGCTGCTGGTGCATATTCGGGATTTTCTGGAACTCTAGTATGAATACAAGTAAAACCCCTAATCCTTTTTGGGGTCCTCGGAGCTAAGTATGAAAGCAAgttgttttggatttttttaattaattttagtttttaaaactattttataaaacaaaatttagtctGAGTATTTTAAGATAATACTTTGTTTAAGAGGAAATTAGAGAAGTAAAGTATAAGGATATAAATGATAGTAAACAAATGAAGTAAAATAGAAAGCTTGTTTGTATGGACAAAAACGCAAGAGTGATAGTAagtaattttatctttagttgGAGCAgtgaaaagaatagaaaaaaggttaaaattacataaaaataatagtttgatACATACAAAAGTTTtacatgtctttttttttttaaaaaaaacatacaaaaaacttattttttttatgattattttatctttataatatatattaaattaatgtaaatatatgttattttactattatttaaaattacaatatatataagtttttgttATGAGTAATAATACGGTGACATGATATgtgtttaataaatattgtaaagataaaacagttataaaaaaaaataattgtaactggaaaagaatcataaaaaaatgaatttttgtaaatataaaataagaaaaaaaaagagaaaaaggtaaTGAAAGGACAATATTAAATGgatataaaagatttatatttttttttatcattttatataaatataagaaagaatatGATTGAGCAGTAAAAGGTCTAGATGGGGAGCTATATAAGGTTTTTAAACGctgtttttatgtatttttgtatATTGCTTTTGTCGTTAAAGATAACGGGACTCCTCAAATGTGTCGAAATATTACTAGTAACTCGAACTGAATAGCAGTACTGATAATGTTGTTTTTAAATGCTGTTTTTTTTAATGCTGTtttatttaactcttttttttatctctattattCAAGTCAACGGCTGACCAAATTGCATAACAATCTACCATAATTAATGAGCTGGTGGAAGCTTTCAAACTCACAGCACTCGTATTATAATACCATGTTCTCGTTTGTTTtcaatttatctattttttatgcAAGCATCTTTTTATgacagtttcaattttattttttgatcaTGTCCTCATCTAtgcttattttaaaacttaacaaTTTTATCATATAGGAGAAACAATGGTTAATGTCTATCATATTAGAAAGTTCAGACATTAATTACATTTCTTAATTCatgcttattttattaaaagtaaacaagtgaaaaaatataaaaggaataGAACGGAAGAGGCCTAATTCTTTATAAGAATAACAAGAAATTGTTAGATGTAATAGATAGATAAATAGTTACCTctagattattacaaaattgCATATATTCATCGATTACTCATTGcttttttaactcttaattttCAGTTTGGCAAACTcgttcatttttttatcataaaaagtaTAGTTAATAAATTTGCAAAATCTAAGCGAACATTAAAAAAGGATCTGGGCCCTTCCTTGTCTTATTGTTAAAAGAATGACTGTTACTTCCTACAACACCCTCGTCTgatttcttccatctccatatCACTTCCGGAAATTATTTTCCAGAACACAATAAATAATTCCGGAAAGCAATCTTCCCCTTCTATTACGGAAATTATTTTCCGGAAAGCTTCTTGATGAGGGTGGATGAAAACTTTGATTGGGTGTAGGAAGCAATAGTCTAAAAGAATAAACAATTCATTTTGTTTCACAGTAACAGGCTAAAATAGAACtcgaaattaataaaataatgtccATAAACAATGTCTTTTGTTGGTGAAATTCCTATCTTTCTACGTACAAAATTTTATCATCCTACGAAAAAGAAGGTACCAATGAGTGACAAATGCGGATAAAAAGGCCGGGGAAATTTTTAGGGAAAAGGACTTGAATGCTTTTGACTCCCACCCAAAAGTTAGGTCTACTATGTCATCCCCTTTTCAAAGAAAGAGataaatttctaataaataCAATATTCTTTGTGGAAAtcaaagcagaaaaaaaaatcagtttccCCGTAATGAAATCTAACTAAAAATGGTTTCATGTCTGGACAATGGTGAGTGGCATTCGGTGAATTCTGCTACGAAATCTGTCCGTCTGGGCGTGGCAACAGAAAACTAAAGCCAGTGTTTACACGTAATAGTTGTGGGGGCTCTAAATCAGACATCTCGATCAGTTCCTTCGACTTCGCCAAATCATCAACAGAAAACGGAATGCTGCAAAGCATATGCTTACACACGGTAAATGACAAtgtcaaatttttaatataataactaGAAGCCTTTAATATAGATAGAGTTTTGGTCTTATTCTTCTATATTCACTAAATAAGTTGGTAGTTAAATGCAGGAGAATGGTAATTGTAGTTTAGGCTTTGTtcaattgagtggatttggaaaaaaaaatttgagaggatttaaagataaattttgttgttgtttatttgaatagatttggagataaatGAGAGTGGATTTTGAAATAATTCTTTTTgatttgtcacataaattaaatcctatactaattctcataaactttattTCCAAATCTACTCTCGTTTATGTCCAAATcactaaaataaacaataaaaaaaaattacctacaaattctctcaaatccactcaattactctccctctaATTCACTCAAGTAAATAAAGCCTTAGTCTTTACGGGAACTCGCCCCACCTGTATGTAACCGGTAACCCGAACTTTTTGTACAGGGTTTAATTCATTAGTTTCGAATGTCGTAACCAACAACAGCCTAGTAATTGATATGTGAGTTGAATTGAAGGGAGCACACTGCAATGCTCTTGCCAAGCTAAGCCCTTGGAGGCGCCACAAGATCACATTAGTTGTCTTATTTTTTTGCACTTAGTCATAGCTTTAGTTTAAACTAATTATGAGAATTATTGGTCATTCATGGAACGTTAAATGCGagttaaataaaacattagtaattttcaaaaacaagaTGAAAATCTGAACAGCTTTTATTTCATGGTTGAACAATGCCCGGCTTACCTTGAATCATCATCCAACAGGAAAGAATTACTGACTGCGTTATTGGAATCTTCAGTCATCAACTCTCTCATATTGGATATAACctagaagaaaacaaagatacGCAAAGCTCAACATAGTTTTTATGTACGTCTTCGATACGAAGTTATCATGGCTTTCTGGCAAAGACGATTTTAAATCTAGTTTGAGTAATAGTTTAAAGACATACATCAGGGGATACGCTATGTGTGCCATATTTGTCATCCCAGTACATGGTGCTAATCCGATATAGCTGCTGTATGCTGAGGACCTGTGAATAGTGAAGAATGTTATGTATTCGGGaaagtgaattttgaagtaGAAAGTGAAAGATGCTTTAACTTACTGGGCAGAGGTCATGACTTATTTCATGCAGCGTTTTCCTTGGTTTCTGATGTATGACCTAAATTGGGAACAccagtttttaaaatttactatcTGACTATTAGAACAAGACCATGCAGATGGATACAGGCAAGATAGATACCAAAAATCCAATAGCCTGTCTTATATGTCTGAGCTCATCCCATGCCGAACCACAGTACTGCATCCCCGACGGAGAAGGGAGAGGGGTGAGGTTAGTATTTATACcttattaaaagaaagaatcGCAAAGCATAACAGCACTGTAAAGTAATGCACCTCTTCTGTAGCGCCAGAGCACCAATCCTCCAATTCACCCAAACCAGATTTCACATATTCTCCATTACTAAATGAGCAGCACTCCCGTCTTAGAAGAAGACTACAAAAAAAAACGAAGATGCGACATTAAAAAAAGGAGACTTAGATTTCCAAAACCAAAAAGAACCCCAATACAATTCGAAAAGACTAACCTGTTAAAAAGTTGGACgttgatgaaagaaaaaatttgagTGAACACCTTACGAACCAAATATGGGGGAACCTGCCAAAATAAAGCAGAGATTGGATAAAGCCGAACGAACTTATTTTACTCCAACAACACTAAATAATACCTGAATAATAATAGCTCACCAAAGAAAAAATGatggaaaaagataaaataaatttacctCATCCAGTATCACAAAATCATGTAGAACACTTCCGATATATACTAGCTCCATTTTATATAACATTTCTTAGAcataaatatgttttcagtccacgtaaaataaatttatttactttgttctttataaaataatttctttattttctttccctAGTGTTATGTGTTTATTGAAAAGTCAAGTGATCATCTAAGTGACCCTTGGCATATGATATAATGTTGACATGTGAAGCTTTGAAAAGTTTTGCAAAATCtctaaaataaatgttatttatctTAATATCAATATTAGGAATAAAGActagtaattttaaatttaaaaaaaaaaagattgaagaCTATTTTATAGAGTTCAAAATCAAAGCTTacttattttacattaaatagaCATTGTTAAGCCTGTtggaaatgagaaaaaaaaatgagacaaGGGAGATTGTGTATTTCATTATAAAGCCTAtgatttcattataaattataataatgtatttaGTATGACGTTCATTTATCTATGCGAAGAGCCAAGCAGAGCCAGAACTGCCATTGCTAGCAAAATTTGTTGTGAGAAAGCACCAgttaaaaaagaagataatagAATAAAGTCAAACGAGGTTGGACTAACATGATTTGCTTTCAAAGTACTCAAGAATTTCCCAAGGCTCTTAACTATCCCCTGCCAGTGAGCAATCAAAGCTTTCTGGGCTTCAGTGTTTGCAACTGAACGTGATGATCCTTTCACCAAGCTCGCTCTGGATGTTCTGGGTGCCTATCTCATCATGTCCAAATGGTACACAATGAATCAGTGAATTTGTAAGGCAATGCAGAAAGGAAAagctttataaatttatttgtagcAATGAAGAAATTGTTATACCTGGATGCATAATCCAAGCAACGGAGAAATTTCTTTCTTCAAGTTATCTCGAATCATTCCATATATCTTTTCCACATAAGCTGTAAGCTGCTGTTTGAAAAGGAGAGCAGGGTACTTGGCTTCAACTTTTAACGTATCTACACCGCTCATGCTACCATTGATTAGGGGAAGGGTGACTCCTGCTGGAGTTCCACGGAAACTCTGAAACAAAAGTAACAAAACTTTAATTGTCTAAAAATGGAAAGTTTTGAATTCCGTTTAATTAAGTAGTTGAATTTACATGTGTCACCCTCCCGAACAGACTCCCTGATGAAGATCGCCGACGTTGAGGAGCCATTCCAGCTGCACCACTTGCCTTTAGTGTGCGCTGTAGTAACAAGACCAGTGTAGAGGCATTGGATAACCAATAAGCCAAGACATCATTATTATCTTGCGTCTGAGGTCAAATTAAACTTATTAGTGACAATAAACATGCTAAAGGAGGAAATAATGAGAGAACTATTACACCAGTTTATCATTTTACACCTCAACTGCGTGACCAACTGTTTGGATAAGACGATCAAAAACGCTAGTACGGTCCACTTCAAATGATCTCCAATGTAAGAGGCATTTGTATATGATACAAGCAGCAACTGGTCTACTCCCAGAAAATCCTAGGTTTTGTTGAATGCTTCTAATGAGTAACTCTTGATTCTCCTGTTGTTTCTCATTAAGTGACTTCTGTGGTTTATCATCCACTTCAGAATGTTCCCTATGGTTCATTGATGTGCTATGCATATCCTGATTAGTTTATGAagtgagaaagaaaacaagTCAAATACTCATACACATATCCTAGACAAgtaacagattttaaaaaaatttagttaccAAAGTTGACTTTGCTTCCGTTCCAATATGTCCACCATCTGGTCGCTATAAACAGAGACAAGAAAATGTCATATCCAATCTTtacatttatacttttattaagtttatgaGATTCATTACAAAGAGTACCTGTATAACGGATCTAGAGCGTCCTGAGAGGAACTTATTGGGTGCCATTGACACAGCTTGTTGACGTAGAACTTGATTCTCTGATTCTGAATTAGCAACTTTCTCTTCTAGCCTAATCaaagaaatgagattttggTCATTCATCTCACCAAACTAAGTGTAGATGCATACCATCCATATATTACTTTTCAagataagattttaaaaaaattgttataaatttatccaGAATagtataacattaataataagtaattttaCTCAAATAGGAAGTgagagaaagatagaaagaacaCTGTTCGATCACTTTACCAATAATATTATCACACTTCTCGTGAAAAAGAAACTCCAAAAAGAATTGGGTATACTCTAATCCAAAGCTTTCCTTGTTGATTAGCATGGGAAAACAGTGACATaaagtttactt
This genomic window contains:
- the LOC106754050 gene encoding F-box protein At5g03970, whose protein sequence is MERIKRINVNGSALNCDDILHEILLRIPPSTITKLIVVSKIWLRVICSSSFRQGYTRRWGQSFRLVGFFVCNFLYLGRPRDGYRRPRWEPALPFLSTCREGDDLKHSGILKSRGYFIDSSKGIILSGFHPKTYYVYNAVSKQKYQLPEPQQFYKVLCMALIVEECLDGDTCYKVIRARCECKLKERNTVSIETYSSNTGKWKQSTLMCSTSFALRPRTAAMVVGGVVHWFAIWGKLAIYDPRLGDRYIALIRLPTGVLTREHEESVLGESSDGVLLYGQSNNIGVEIWMLVKEPEDNNSSIYCNCTRVKYKWVLRWRLNFKVLWKQMPSLSTHSKETQLLSFLPHNSTSVFIRSGWNILLCDLQTKTVEIVNYQGRGGSISWESSKIVPYFLPSWPHAPCAS